A genomic stretch from Podospora pseudoanserina strain CBS 124.78 chromosome 3, whole genome shotgun sequence includes:
- the pan6 gene encoding pantoate-beta-alanine ligase (COG:H; EggNog:ENOG503NV6K), with protein MPPTANAAALIRHTVLLRPAIITTAFSKTFPMTTSRAVSRSCTVIPKVTSRTMASSCSSSSKGGLEKLPSSPVRLLRTTSSVRLWRRPHLLDHRTVALVPTMGALHSGHLSLIRRAARENHHVVVSIYVNPAQFGISEDLDSYPQTWDSDVAQLVKLDRELADDGDNLGRISAVFAPSTKEMYPGGFPGQEVDSKGSFVTITPVGELLEGRTRPTFFRGVATVCMKLFNVVQPERVYFGQKDVQQTVVIKRLVRDFLMPIEVVVGRTERDEKDGLALSSRNVYLGERRRQQATVLYRALRAAEGEYKKGGRKREGILRAAEGVVEGVKREEEGKGVEERVRFEVDYISLADPDTMEEIEEVDPARGGILSGAIKMLPVEKAREGEDLGHSGGPAVRLIDNIILEPEGGKEE; from the coding sequence ATGCCTCCCACAGCAAACGCCGCCGCCCTAATCCGGCACACagtcctcctccgccccgccatcatcaccaccgcttTCTCCAAGACCTTCCCGATGACAACCTCTCGCGCCGTCTCCCGATCCTGTACCGTCATCCCGAAAGTCACTTCCCGCACCATGGCCTCGTcgtgttcctcctcctcaaaaggAGGCCTGGAAaaactcccctcctcccccgtccgcctcctccgcaccacctcctccgtccgCCTCTGGCGCCGGCCCCACCTCCTCGACCACCGCACCGTCGCCCTCGTGCCCACCATGGGCGCCCTCCACTCaggccacctctccctcatccgtCGAGCCGCAAGAGAAAACCACCACGTCGTGGTATCAATCTACGTCAACCCCGCCCAGTTCGGCATATCCGAAGACTTGGACTCGTACCCGCAGACCTGGGACAGCGACGTGGCTCAACTAGTGAAACTCGACAGGGAACTCGCCGACGACGGTGATAACCTAGGCCGTATCTCTGCGGTGTTTGCCCCGAGCACAAAAGAGATGTACCCCGGTGGATTTCCCGGTCAGGAGGTCGACAGCAAGGGCAGTTTTGTCACCATCACGCCGGTGGGCGagctgctggaggggaggacgaggccgaCTTTCTTCAGGGGGGTCGCGACGGTGTGCATGAAGCTGTTCAATGTTGTGCAGCCGGAGAGGGTATATTTCGGGCAGAAGGATGTGCAGCAGACGGTCGTCATAAaaaggttggtgagggattTTTTGATGCCGAtcgaggttgtggttgggaGGACGGAACGGGATGAAAAGGATGGGTTGGCGTTGAGTTCGAGGAATGTTTATcttggggagaggaggagacaaCAGGCGACGGTGCTCTATCGGGCGTTGAGAGCGGCGGAGGGCGAGTataaaaagggggggaggaagagggaggggattttgagggctgcggagggggtggtggagggggtgaagagggaggaggaggggaagggggtggaggagagggtaaGGTTTGAGGTTGATTACATCTCGCTGGCGGATCCGGATACtatggaggagattgaggaggttgatccGGCGAGGGGGGGGATTTTGAGTGGGGCGATCAAGATGTTGCCTgttgagaaggcgagggagggggaggatttggggcaCAGTGGGGGGCcggcggtgaggttgatTGATAATATTATTTTGGAGCccgagggagggaaggaggaatAA
- a CDS encoding hypothetical protein (BUSCO:EOG092644N1; EggNog:ENOG503P1V0; COG:A) yields MIVPTKKDHQSIAADLLNRAFEPEEATKILTEKVIQRPLFLCPTSPPPADARRARHLAAKRAKEQRRAKALKPKPVSATQRKKQGLYQIPKEGQKYALFEPLHNLWLGYIREILGSEVYTGGEAAAAKLASADFHGAGVEVVRSGCVSRVGIKGIVVKDGKFAFELITVKNKIKVVPKEGTIFRVEVPVPVIIKTGEEEKKESRMVFELHGDQFQFRSADRATRKFRAHFSKTL; encoded by the coding sequence ATGATAGTCCCAACGAAAAAGGACCACCAGTCCATAGCagccgacctcctcaaccgcgCCTTCGAGCCAGAAGAAGCAACCAAGATCCTGACCGAGAAAGTCATCCAGCgacccctcttcctctgcccgacctccccccctccggcCGATGCCCGTCGCGCCCGACATCTCGCGGCGAAAAGAGCGAAAGAACAGCGCCGAGCAAAGGCACTCAAACCCAAGCCCGTCTCAGCCACCCAGCGAAAAAAGCAAGGCCTCTACCAAATCCCAAAAGAAGGACAAAAATACGCCCTGTTCGAACCGCTACATAACCTATGGCTAGGCTACATTCGAGAAATCCTCGGAAGCGAAGTCTACACCGGAGGAGAAGCCGCCGCTGCTAAGCTCGCCAGCGCTGACTTCCACGGCGCCGGGGTCGAGGTGGTGAGAAGTGGGTGCGTCAGTCGGGTTGGCATCAAGGGGATTGTGGTCAAAGACGGGAAGTTTGCGTTTGAGCTGATAACGGTGAAGAACAAGATCAAGGTGGTGCCGAAGGAGGGGACGATTTTTCGAGTCgaggtgccggtgccggtgatTATCAAGacgggagaagaagagaaaaaggagtCGAGAATGGTGTTTGAGCTTCATGGGGATCAGTTCCAGTTTCGATCAGCGGATAGGGCGACAAGGAAGTTTAGGGCGCACTTTTCAAAGACGCTTTAG
- a CDS encoding hypothetical protein (EggNog:ENOG503NUW6; COG:I) yields the protein MAPDDRDRHDSAPDLRILGDRITLQPSGFIEPPKDKDEKDEALMKNVARFRSEPLRFLRDVSLYVSGTGWRAYDDVIGQPIFYNGFSEHIKTQVMSATVLQTKIAQLADLRISVEEKQGLLPPPSSGREYEIRKAKRRAELVQGLQEVAEHLTDNMICKFESKTFIRGAYYLVTQLLLRAYHQGIHVSSEEVLRLRNVAEEAEKKKQSIIFLPCHRSHVDYVAQQLLCYRLGLALPVVVAGDNLNFPLVGSFLQHAGAMYIRRSFGDDQLYTTLVQAYIDVLLQGGYNLECFIEGGRSRTGKLLPPKFGILSFVLDSLLSGRVEDAIICPVSTQYDKVIETEGYVTELLGVPKKKENLADFLSGGSNVLSLRLGRVDVRFHEPWSLRGFIDDQISRLSKVPSAIHVDWTDTKNQVVRQKLLRTLGYKVLADINDVSVVMPTALIGTVLLTLRGRGVGRAELIRRVEWLTERVRAKGGRVAHFGNLPLSDVIERGLEVLGKDLVGVVEGLAEPTYYAVDRFQLSFYRNMTIHLFISEALVAAALYTKVKQGGGPAIQDIPYKELRDQVLFLSSLFRGEFIYSGEGLQVNLERTLAGLEADNIIMIERDEQRNITKIGLSDAERAAGRENYDFYCFLIWPFIEASWLAAVSLMGLTPPLGQKDDLGKTLYHQGDLSYFEAVNKETLKNSYQRFEEEGIIQVVRSKDSRIPPRLRVSPEWRPRRDEVTGNLTASGKLWDFTEKIASSRREGKNRRDGATVSTRVIRLTDELGQKLWEEAVRGVDGGKKAKGLNAPARLSAEEERVLERSQREKKKRRTLEGRAHL from the exons ATGGCCCCCGACGACCGCGACCGCCACGACTCGGCCCCAGACCTGCGCATCCTCGGCGACAGAATTACACTTCAACCAAGTGGATTCATCGAGCCCCCCAAAGACAAAGATGAAAAAGACGAGGCGTTGATGAAGAACGTAGCCCGCTTCCGCTCCGAGCCGTTACG CTTCCTCCGCGATGTCTCCCTCTACGTGTCCGGAACAGGCTGGCGCGCCTACGACGACGTGATCGGCCAGCCAATCTTCTACAACGGCTTCTCCGAGCACATCAAAACCCAAGTCATGTCCGCCACCGTCCTCCAAACCAAAATCGCCCAGCTCGCCGACCTGCGCATTTCGGTAGAGGAAAAACaaggcctcctcccacccccaagttCAGGCAGGGAATACGAGATCAGAAAAGCCAAGAGACGCGCCGAGTTGGTCCAGGGCTTACAAGAAGTCGCCGAGCACCTGACGGATAACATGATTTGCAAGTTTGAGAGCAAGACTTTCATCCGCGGGGCGTACTACCTCGTCACGCAGTTATTGCTGAGGGCGTACCACCAGGGCATCCACGTCTCTAgcgaggaggtgttgaggctgaggaatgtggccgaggaggcggagaagaagaaacagagTATTATTTTCCTGCCGTGTCACAGGTCGCATGTGGATTATGTTGCGCAGCAGTTGCTGTGTTATCGGCTGGGGCTGgcgctgccggtggtggtggcgggggatAATCTGAACTTTCCCCTGGTGGGCAGCTTCTTGCAGCATGCGGGTGCCATGTATATCAGAAGGAGCTTTGGGGATGATCAGCTTTATACGACGCTGGTGCAGGCGTATATTGATGTCTTGTTGCAGGGGGGGTATAATCTGGAGTGTTTTATCGAGGGGGGGCGGTCGAGGACGGGGAAGCTGCTGCCGCCAAAGTTTGGGATCTTGAGCTTTGTGTTGGATAGCTTGCTGAGTGGGAGGGTCGAGGATGCGATCATCTGTCCGGTTTCGACGCAGTATGACAAGGTTATCGAAACGGAGGGCTATGTCACCGAGTTGCTTGGCgtgcccaagaagaaggagaactTGGCGGATTTCTTGTCGGGGGGGTCGAATGTGCTGAGcttgaggctggggagggtggatgtGAGGTTTCATGAGCCGTGGAGTTTAAGGGGGTTCATCGATGACCAGATCAGCAGGCTGAGCAAGGTCCCGTCTGCTATCCACGTCGATTGGACAGATACCAAGAACCAGGTCGTCAGGCAAAAACTGCTTCGAACGCTTGGTTACAAGGTCCTGGCAGACATCAACGACGTCTCGGTCGTCATGCCCACCGCCCTCATCGGCaccgtcctcctcaccctccgaGGTCGCGGCGTCGGCCGGGCCGAACTCATCCGCCGGGTGGAGTGGCTCACGGAAAGGGTCAGGGCCAAAGGCGGCCGCGTCGCCCACTTTGGCAACCTCCCACTCTCGGACGTCATCGAGCGCGGGCTCGAAGTCCTCGGGAAAGACCTCGTCGGCGTAGTCGAAGGCCTCGCCGAACCGACCTACTACGCCGTCGACCGCTTCCAGCTCTCCTTTTACCGCAACATGACCATCCACCTTTTTATTTCGGAAGCCTTGGTCGCAGCAGCGCTCTACACAAAGGTCAAGCAGGGGGGTGGCCCCGCCATCCAGGATATACCCTACAAGGAGCTCCGCGACCaagtcctcttcctctcctccctcttccgcGGCGAGTTTATTTACAGCGGCGAAGGCCTCCAGGTGAACCTTGAGCGCACCCTCGCCGGCCTTGAGGcggacaacatcatcatgattGAGCGCGACGAGCAGCGGAACATAACCAAGATCGGCCTCTCCGACGCGGAGCGCGCAGCCGGCCGAGAGAATTACGACTTTTACTGCTTCCTCATCTGGCCGTTTATCGAAGCCTCTTGGTTGGCAGCCGTCTCGCTGATGGGTTTGACGCCACCCCTGGGACAAAAAGATGAC TTGGGCAAAACCCTCTACCACCAAGGCGACCTCTCCTACTTTGAAGCCGTAAACAAGGAAACGCTCAAGAACTCGTACCAgcggtttgaggaggaggggatcaTTCAGGTGGTCAGGTCTAAAGACTCGAGGATCCCCCCGAGGCTCCGGGTGTCGCCCGAgtggaggccgaggagggatgaGGTGACGGGTAACTTGACCGCGTCGGGGAAGCTGTGGGACTTTACCGAAAAGATTGCTTCgagcaggagggaggggaagaacaGACGGGATGGGGCGACGGTGAGTACAAGAGTGATCCGGTTGACGGATGAGCTGGGGCAGAagctgtgggaggaggccgtgaggggggtggatggggggaagaaggccaaggggTTGAATGCGCCGGCTAGGTTGagtgcggaggaggagagggtgctggagaggagtcagagggagaagaagaagaggaggacgttggaggggagggcgcATTTGTAA